The Sulfurihydrogenibium sp. genome includes the window AATATCTTTTAGCTAAATGATGGTTTTCCGGATATTTAAACCAAGTAATCATCTTTTTAATTGAGTCTTCCCATGCTTCTTGAATGCTTTCTTCAGCTTTTTTCTCTAAGGATGGATTCTTATCAAAAATCTTAATTAATCTATATCTTGAATTTAAGATACTTTTTATCCAGCCATTGCCCATTGTATTATTATCTCTGAAATGTTCATATTTATATAAATGCTCCAAAACCACAGTCATAAAACTGATTGCGCTGCTAAGCTCGCTTCTTCCCATACTCTCAAGCTCCTCAATCACATTCTCCCAGTCTACTAAGTCAAAATCTTTATTTTTGAGAAGTTGTACATTTTCTGTTATCCATTTGTAAAAGTCTTTTTCGTATAATGATTTTAGCTCTTCTTTACTAATAATTTTCGTAATCATTATTACTCCTCTAAGTTCTTTTTCCATGGCTTATAATTTAAAATATCATCAAACAAATAAGGACATCTTTCCGGAAAGTTTTTTTCGGTAGGTAATTTGCCAAAGTGTTTTTTGGCTAATTTTTCATTCACTGGTTTTTCAAACCATCTAATAAGTCTTCTAACCGCATTTTTCCATGCTATATCTATTTCTTCTAAAGCTTTTCTTTTTAACGAAGGGCTATCATTGAATAACCATTCTAATTCGGTTCTGGCATTATCTATACTATCAATCCAGCTATCTCCCATCGTTCCACTTTCTCTAAAATGCTCATACTTATAAAGATGTTCTAAAATTATAGTCATGAAACTAATTACACTTCTAAGCTCGCTTCTTCCCATACTCTCAAGCTCCTCGATAACATGC containing:
- a CDS encoding DUF29 domain-containing protein, with the translated sequence MITKIISKEELKSLYEKDFYKWITENVQLLKNKDFDLVDWENVIEELESMGRSELSSAISFMTVVLEHLYKYEHFRDNNTMGNGWIKSILNSRYRLIKIFDKNPSLEKKAEESIQEAWEDSIKKMITWFKYPENHHLAKRYFGRLPTEQDFPKICPYTFQQILEYEPWLKDLEE
- a CDS encoding DUF29 domain-containing protein yields the protein MKAAKDLQDLKQLYNKDFYQWIMENVELLKNKEFNLVDWEHVIEELESMGRSELRSVISFMTIILEHLYKYEHFRESGTMGDSWIDSIDNARTELEWLFNDSPSLKRKALEEIDIAWKNAVRRLIRWFEKPVNEKLAKKHFGKLPTEKNFPERCPYLFDDILNYKPWKKNLEE